TCGAGCGGGCACGCGAGAAACGGCGCGAACGCGAGGCACGCGAGCGCCGGCGAGCGATGCGGGAGCGACCGCTCTGGGACCCGGACGCCGCGGCGCTCGCGGCGGATCGGACGTCGGTCTCGGGCTCGGAGAACGGCGAGGGTCGTGCGACGGACGAGGGGGCGTTCGACTGGGTGGGAGAGTCCGGCCCCGATCCGCCACCGCCCGATCGGACGGGCGCGGAGTGCCGCGGACCGAACGGATCGAACGAACCGGTCGACGGGGAGGGAGAGACGGATCCGGACGCGCCGACGACCGGTGACGACACCGACGACGGTGGTGGGGAGAACGTCGGTAGAACGGATCGGCGGACCGACGACGTGGACGGTGAGCGCGAGGGCGACGAGGGCGAGACGGAAGAGGAGCCGAGATAGACGCCGTCCGGTCCACGATCGTGGACCGGACGGGACCGTCGACGGACGACGACCACGTGATCCCGAGGTGCGACCGATCGGACTCCCGGGGCTGGCGACGGGGCTACCGGAGGACGTCCCGTTCGAAGACGAGCGTTCCCTCGGGATCGAACAGCCGGACCGTGTCGCCCTCCCGGTTCCACACCTGCGTCGACTCGCCCCAGTAGAGGTTCTCCGCGTCGTCCCCACCGCTCCCGGTCCAGATCCGAACGGTGGCGTTCCCGTCCAGGACGAACTCGGGGAAGACGTACGGAGCCTCGGGATCGCCGTCTGACGCGACGACGCCCTCCTCCCGGTCCCACAGCTCGTGGCCGGTGAGGTCGAGGGGCTCCTCGCCCGTGTTCGCGAGCGCGACGTACTCCTCCTCGGGGCTGTCGACGGCCACCTCGAACCCCGCGACCTCGAGTACGTCACCGACCTCGACGTCGGCCTCCTCTGTCTCGTCGTCCCGCTCGTCGCCCTCCTCGCCGTCTTCGGAGGAGACCGAGCGTTCCGCCTCGGTATCGCCGTCGACCTCGACCGACGTCTCGGTCCCGTCGTCGACGTACCCCTCCGCGTCTGCATGCAGCAGGTACTCGCCGGTCGAGACGTCGAGCGCGACGCTTCCCCCGGAGTCCGTGGTCCCCTCCGCGACGACCGATCCGGTCCCCGCGTCCTCCAGTCTCACGGTGGCTCCCTCGACCTGCTCCCCGCTCGGGTGATCGACGACGGTGACGGTCACCGTGTGCGTCTCCTCCTCCTCCTCCTCCTCCTCCTCTACGTCCTCTGCTTCCCCGGTCTCCTCGTCCGGGTCGTCCCCCTCCCGTTCGTCGTCGTCAGCCTCCGAGTCGTCGGTCTCCTCACCGTCGTCGCTCTCGTCGTCCGGTGTCTCCACCTCGGCGGCCCCGTCGTCGACCTCCTCGAACTCGATCGCGTCGTCCGCTCCGGACCCGTTCTCGTCGTCGCGGTCGGATCCCTCGTCGGTTTCCCCATCGTCCCCGACGTCCGCGTCCGCACAGCCGGCGAGGACCGTGAGCCCGACGGCGCCGATGAAGACCCTCCGGTGCATACCCCAGCATCTCGTCACGGCCCCTTCACCCTGTGGGTGTGTGGCTCGTGCCGATCGGGTCCGGCGGACCGGTTCGAGGACGCGACGAGCGCCGCTAGAGGAACCGCTGGACCTCGACCGTACGCCCCTCCGGGTCGTTCGCGAAGAAGCGGTAGATCCCGTACCGTTCGACCTCCGTCGGTTCGCCCTCGGCGTGTGCTCCGAGCCGGCCGTAGACCGCGTCGACGCCCTCCCGTGAGTCCTCGACGAACGTGAGGATGCCACACGTCTCCGCCGACTCGCGCGAGCAGAAGCCGAAGCGAAAGCCACCCCGATCGAGGACCGTACAGTCGGTCTGTGAGAGCCAGATCTCGGCGTCGAGGTGTTCGCGGTAGAACTCCACCACCGCGTCGCGTCGTTCGGTCGCGAAGAAGACGATGCCGGACATGGTGTGGGTATCTCCTCCGGGGGTGCTAACCGTTTCTCCTCGCTCTCATAACCCCAGTCGTTTTGCTCGTCGGTTCCCCACGTGTCGGTATGACGATCGACCTCCCACGACTCGGGTTCGGGACGTACAAGCTCGAGGACCCCGAAGAGTGCGTCGAGAGCGTCGAACGCGCGATCGACGTCGGCTACCGACATATCGACACCGCACAGGGCTACGAGAACGAGGCGTTCGTCGGCGACGCGATCGAGAACGCCGCCGTCCCCCGCGAGGAGCTCTTCCTCGCCACCAAGCTCTCGACCGGAAACCTCGCCTACGAGGACGTTCTCGAGAGCGCCGAGGCGAGCAGGAAGAAACTCGGCGTCGAGACGATCGACCTGCTCTACGTCCACTGGCCGCTGAACACGTACGACCCCGACGAGACGCTCTCGGCGCTCTCCGAACTCCGGGAGCGAGGGGTGATCGAACACGTGGGGCTATCGAACTTCCGGATCGACCAGCTACAGGTCGCTCGGCGGGAACTCGACGAACCGATCTTCGCCCACCAGGTCGAGTGTCATCCGCTGCTCCCACAGGAGCGACTACGCGAGTTCGCCGCCGAGGACGGCCACCACCTCGTCGCCTACTCGCCGATCGCGAGGGGGGAGCTGTTTTCGGTGCCTGAAATCAACGACGTGGCCGAGCGCCACGACGCGACCGCGGCGCAGGTCGCCCTCGCGTGGGCGATCGAGAAAGGGATCTACCCGATCCCGAAGGCCCGTGGAGGGCACATAGCGGAGAACTACCGGGCGCTCGCGCTCGCGGAGGAACTCGAGCCCGGAGAGATCGAGAAGATCGACGCGCTGGAAGAGCGACGCCGGCTGGTCGACTTCGAGGAGGCCCCGTGGAACGCGGCGTGATACGGACGGCTGTGGCTGTCTACCGGAGCGACCGCTGCGTGGTTCGGGGTCGTTCCGGAAACGACTCACGGCGGTCCGTATGAGGGGTGCGGTGATCGACGTCGACGGGACGGTCGTCCGGGGAACGAGCGTGGTCCCCGGCGCGATCGAGGCCGTCTCGCGGCTCCGCGAGGCGGGGATCGACCCGCTGTTCGTCTCGAACAACCCGATCGAGACGCGGGCGGCGTACGCCGAGCGGCTCCGCCGCCTCGGCTTCGACGTCGCCTCCGAGGACCTGCTCACCGCCGGCTCGATTACGGCGTCGAACCTCGCCAGCGAACACCCGGAGGGGACGATCTACGTGATCGGCGAGTCGGGACTTCGGACACAGCTCTCGGAGGAGGGTCTCACGCTCACCGAGGAGCCGTCGCGTGCGGCGGTCCTCGTCGCCTCGATCGATCGGGAGTTCTCCTACGACACCCTCACCGAATCGCTCGTCGCACTCTCCGACGAGGGGACGCTGTTCGTGGGGACCGACCCCGACGTGACGATCCCGGTCGGGGAGAACCGCGTCGTTCCCGGGTCGGGAGCGATCGTGCGGGCGATCGCCGGCGTGAGCGGTCGCGAGCCGGATCGGATGATGGGAAAGCCCTCGGAGACGACGATAGAGGCGGTGAGAGCGGCGATCGGAGTTCCTTTAGAGGACTGTCTCGTGATCGGCGATCGTCTCGACACCGACCTCGCGATGGGCGAGCGGGCGGGGATGCAGAGCGTGCTCGTGCGGACCGGCGTGACCGACGACCGGGCGATCGCGCGCTCTCCGGTCGAGCCGACTCACGTCATCGACTCGATCGCGGAGATCGAGGACGTGCTGACGAAGCTCTAGAGCCCGACGGCGAGGACCAGCGCGACGGTGACGGCCATGATCCCCGTTGCGAGCAGGAGGAGGTTCGCGATCGGGTTCTTCGCGGGGACGACGTTCGCGGAGTAGTGCCAGCCCCACAGTGGCGTGAACGGGCGGAT
This region of Halalkalicoccus sp. CGA53 genomic DNA includes:
- a CDS encoding lamin tail domain-containing protein; protein product: MHRRVFIGAVGLTVLAGCADADVGDDGETDEGSDRDDENGSGADDAIEFEEVDDGAAEVETPDDESDDGEETDDSEADDDEREGDDPDEETGEAEDVEEEEEEEEETHTVTVTVVDHPSGEQVEGATVRLEDAGTGSVVAEGTTDSGGSVALDVSTGEYLLHADAEGYVDDGTETSVEVDGDTEAERSVSSEDGEEGDERDDETEEADVEVGDVLEVAGFEVAVDSPEEEYVALANTGEEPLDLTGHELWDREEGVVASDGDPEAPYVFPEFVLDGNATVRIWTGSGGDDAENLYWGESTQVWNREGDTVRLFDPEGTLVFERDVLR
- a CDS encoding VOC family protein, with the protein product MSGIVFFATERRDAVVEFYREHLDAEIWLSQTDCTVLDRGGFRFGFCSRESAETCGILTFVEDSREGVDAVYGRLGAHAEGEPTEVERYGIYRFFANDPEGRTVEVQRFL
- a CDS encoding aldo/keto reductase produces the protein MTIDLPRLGFGTYKLEDPEECVESVERAIDVGYRHIDTAQGYENEAFVGDAIENAAVPREELFLATKLSTGNLAYEDVLESAEASRKKLGVETIDLLYVHWPLNTYDPDETLSALSELRERGVIEHVGLSNFRIDQLQVARRELDEPIFAHQVECHPLLPQERLREFAAEDGHHLVAYSPIARGELFSVPEINDVAERHDATAAQVALAWAIEKGIYPIPKARGGHIAENYRALALAEELEPGEIEKIDALEERRRLVDFEEAPWNAA
- a CDS encoding HAD-IIA family hydrolase; its protein translation is MRGAVIDVDGTVVRGTSVVPGAIEAVSRLREAGIDPLFVSNNPIETRAAYAERLRRLGFDVASEDLLTAGSITASNLASEHPEGTIYVIGESGLRTQLSEEGLTLTEEPSRAAVLVASIDREFSYDTLTESLVALSDEGTLFVGTDPDVTIPVGENRVVPGSGAIVRAIAGVSGREPDRMMGKPSETTIEAVRAAIGVPLEDCLVIGDRLDTDLAMGERAGMQSVLVRTGVTDDRAIARSPVEPTHVIDSIAEIEDVLTKL